A single Gadus macrocephalus chromosome 22, ASM3116895v1 DNA region contains:
- the irx4b gene encoding iroquois-class homeodomain protein IRX-4b isoform X2 encodes MAYSHMGYSYSSTPQFLMTSGSLSGCVEPGGRALMDMRTSPSHPALSCPLYEGRVLRSPAATSIGLCSGAYPKGQAYYNTCSSDASAIYSRNPLDSKEGAMPAQTGASQAPAYYPYEYSFGQYPDDRYGYSCTDGASRRKNATRETTSTLKAWLQEHQKNPYPTKGEKIMLAIITRMTLTQVSTWFANARRRLKKENKVTWSPRACKSSEDRGADEDSDAGEEQIKSEQEACDQSLGDLQSDPEDFDRLESDGSESEPKTDYVPDGGGTGTPLAELSHSRRPVASDSDTTRGKHRIPSDCPGLTAARPQSSALPVSSEATLKIWSIARQAASLQPEYSPCMLACPCSPGYPASMGLTAPGRSHDSPVATLRDWVDGVFHDGLFQQRAPHQAPAESEGTAVWEGLSYGQTDSRAAGHSY; translated from the exons ATGGCTTATTCACATATGGGATACTCTTACTCTAGCACGCCGCAG TTTCTAATGACATCGGGCTCCCTGAGCGGCTGTGTGGAGCCCGGCGGACGGGCTCTCATGGACATGAGAACTTCTCCATCCCATCCGGCTCTCAGCTGCCCGCTGTACGAGGGCAGGGTTCTGCGGTCCCCCGCGGCGACCAGCATCGGTCTCTGCAGCGGTGCCTACCCCAAGGGTCAAGCCTACTATAATACTTGTTCCAGCGATGCATCTGCCATCTACTCTAGG AACCCACTCGATTCCAAAGAAGGGGCCATGCCTGCACAAACTGGGGCATCTCAAGCCCCAGCCTACTATCCTTATGAGTACAGCTTCGGGCAGTACCCTGACGACAGATACGG GTACTCATGCACTGATGGAGCGTCTCGCCGTAAGAACGCCACCCGGGAGACCACCAGCACGCTGAAGGCCTGGCTGCAGGAGCACCAGAAGAACCCCTACCCCACCAAGGGGGAGAAGATCATGCTGGCCATCATCACCAGGATGACCCTCACGCAG GTGTCCACATGGTTCGCCAACGCACGCAGGAGGCTGAAGAAGGAGAACAAGGTGACGTGGTCGCCGCGCGCCTGCAAGAGCTCCGAGGACCGGGGCGCTGACGAAGACAGCGACGCAGGGGAAGAGCAAATTAAAAGTGAGCAGGAAGCCTGTG ATCAGAGTCTGGGCGATCTGCAGAGCGACCCGGAGGATTTTGACCGGCTGGAGTCCGACGGATCAGAGAGCGAACCAAAGACAGACTATGTCCCAGACGGAGGCGGAACAGGAACCCCCTTGGCCGAGCTCTCGCACAGCAGGCGGCCCGTCGCCAGCGACTCGGACACGACGCGCGGGAAACACAGGATTCCCTCGGACTGCCCCGGCCTCACCGCGGCCCGGCCCCAGAGCAGCGCCCTCCCCGTCTCCTCCGAGGCCACGCTGAAGATCTGGTCTATTGCTCGCCAGGCCGCGTCTTTACAGCCGGAGTACTCCCCCTGCATGCTGGCGTGCCCCTGCTCCCCGGGCTATCCCGCCAGCATGGGGCTGACTGCTCCCGGCAGGAGCCATGACTCGCCAGTGGCCACACTCAGAGATTGGGTGGACGGCGTTTTCCACGACGGTCTGTTCCAACAGCGAGCTCCTCACCAGGCGCCGGCCGAGTCGGAGGGGACGGCGGTGTGGGAGGGGCTTAGTtatggacagacggacagcagGGCGGCGGGCCACTCCTATTGA
- the irx4b gene encoding iroquois-class homeodomain protein IRX-4b isoform X1 produces the protein MAYSHMGYSYSSTPQFLMTSGSLSGCVEPGGRALMDMRTSPSHPALSCPLYEGRVLRSPAATSIGLCSGAYPKGQAYYNTCSSDASAIYSRNPLDSKEGAMPAQTGASQAPAYYPYEYSFGQYPDDRYGYSCTDGASRRKNATRETTSTLKAWLQEHQKNPYPTKGEKIMLAIITRMTLTQVSTWFANARRRLKKENKVTWSPRACKSSEDRGADEDSDAGEEQIKSEQEACGEYNKGCVDTPRLRIRGHTRLTVTGLPLPDQSLGDLQSDPEDFDRLESDGSESEPKTDYVPDGGGTGTPLAELSHSRRPVASDSDTTRGKHRIPSDCPGLTAARPQSSALPVSSEATLKIWSIARQAASLQPEYSPCMLACPCSPGYPASMGLTAPGRSHDSPVATLRDWVDGVFHDGLFQQRAPHQAPAESEGTAVWEGLSYGQTDSRAAGHSY, from the exons ATGGCTTATTCACATATGGGATACTCTTACTCTAGCACGCCGCAG TTTCTAATGACATCGGGCTCCCTGAGCGGCTGTGTGGAGCCCGGCGGACGGGCTCTCATGGACATGAGAACTTCTCCATCCCATCCGGCTCTCAGCTGCCCGCTGTACGAGGGCAGGGTTCTGCGGTCCCCCGCGGCGACCAGCATCGGTCTCTGCAGCGGTGCCTACCCCAAGGGTCAAGCCTACTATAATACTTGTTCCAGCGATGCATCTGCCATCTACTCTAGG AACCCACTCGATTCCAAAGAAGGGGCCATGCCTGCACAAACTGGGGCATCTCAAGCCCCAGCCTACTATCCTTATGAGTACAGCTTCGGGCAGTACCCTGACGACAGATACGG GTACTCATGCACTGATGGAGCGTCTCGCCGTAAGAACGCCACCCGGGAGACCACCAGCACGCTGAAGGCCTGGCTGCAGGAGCACCAGAAGAACCCCTACCCCACCAAGGGGGAGAAGATCATGCTGGCCATCATCACCAGGATGACCCTCACGCAG GTGTCCACATGGTTCGCCAACGCACGCAGGAGGCTGAAGAAGGAGAACAAGGTGACGTGGTCGCCGCGCGCCTGCAAGAGCTCCGAGGACCGGGGCGCTGACGAAGACAGCGACGCAGGGGAAGAGCAAATTAAAAGTGAGCAGGAAGCCTGTGGTGAGTACAACAAGGGATGCGTGGACACACCGCGGCTCCGGATCAGAGGGCACACACGTCTAACTGTAACCGGCTTACCTCTCCCAGATCAGAGTCTGGGCGATCTGCAGAGCGACCCGGAGGATTTTGACCGGCTGGAGTCCGACGGATCAGAGAGCGAACCAAAGACAGACTATGTCCCAGACGGAGGCGGAACAGGAACCCCCTTGGCCGAGCTCTCGCACAGCAGGCGGCCCGTCGCCAGCGACTCGGACACGACGCGCGGGAAACACAGGATTCCCTCGGACTGCCCCGGCCTCACCGCGGCCCGGCCCCAGAGCAGCGCCCTCCCCGTCTCCTCCGAGGCCACGCTGAAGATCTGGTCTATTGCTCGCCAGGCCGCGTCTTTACAGCCGGAGTACTCCCCCTGCATGCTGGCGTGCCCCTGCTCCCCGGGCTATCCCGCCAGCATGGGGCTGACTGCTCCCGGCAGGAGCCATGACTCGCCAGTGGCCACACTCAGAGATTGGGTGGACGGCGTTTTCCACGACGGTCTGTTCCAACAGCGAGCTCCTCACCAGGCGCCGGCCGAGTCGGAGGGGACGGCGGTGTGGGAGGGGCTTAGTtatggacagacggacagcagGGCGGCGGGCCACTCCTATTGA
- the jkamp gene encoding JNK1/MAPK8-associated membrane protein isoform X2: protein MAMLPLVLHWFFIEWYSGKKSSSALLQHITAMVECGVSAVVTLLVTEPIGLLSIRSCRVQMLSDWYTMLYNPSPDYVTTMHCTQEAVYPLYTMVLIYYAFCLVLMMLLRPLLVKKIACGLGKSDRLKSVYAALYFFPVLTVLQAVGGGLLYYAFPYIILVLSLVTLAVYMSASEIQSLKNLIAKKKRLVVLLSHWIIHAYGIISISRLDKLDQDLPLLALVPGPALFYLLTAKFTEPSRILSEGANGH from the exons ATGGCCATGCTGCCCCTGGTCCTGCACTGGTTCTTCATCGAGTGGTACTCGGGGAAGAAGAG CTCTAGTGCTCTGCTCCAGCACATCACGGCTATGGTGGAGTGCGGGGTCTCAGCCGTGGTCACCCTGCTGGTCACTGAGCCCATCGGGCTGCTCAGCATCCGCTCGTGTCGTGTCCAGATGCTCTCAGACTGGTACACCATGCTCTACAATCCCAGTCCGGACTACGTTACCACAATGCACTGTACACAGGAAGCTGTCTACCCACT CTATACAATGGTATTGATCTACTACGCATTTTGCCTGGTGCTGATGATGCTACtgcgccctctgctggtgaaGAAGATAGCCTGTGGTCTGGGAAAGTCTGATCGCCTGAAAAGTGTATATGCGGCACTGTATTTCTTCCCAGTACTAACTGTTTTACAGGCGGTTGGAGGTGGTTTGCTGT ATTATGCATTTCCTTACATCATACTCGTCCTCTCGCTTGTTACCCTGGCTGTTTATATGTCCGCATCAGAGATTCAG TCTTTGAAAAACCTGATTGCAAAGAAGAAACGCCTTGTTGTTCTGCTTAGCCATTGGATAATTCATGCTTATGGTATCATCTCAATCTCCCGTTTGGACAAGTTGGACCAGGACCTTCCGTTACTGGCGCTGGTCCCCGGCCCAGCCCTGTTCTACCTGCTGACAGCCAAGTTCACAGAGCCCAGTCGGATACTGTCTGAGGGGGCTAATGGACATTGA
- the jkamp gene encoding JNK1/MAPK8-associated membrane protein isoform X1, with the protein MVVAMSSSCPGLYCGRLMVNGSVERECGVCPRGERTNLQKACERCSETPELYDWLYLGFMAMLPLVLHWFFIEWYSGKKSSSALLQHITAMVECGVSAVVTLLVTEPIGLLSIRSCRVQMLSDWYTMLYNPSPDYVTTMHCTQEAVYPLYTMVLIYYAFCLVLMMLLRPLLVKKIACGLGKSDRLKSVYAALYFFPVLTVLQAVGGGLLYYAFPYIILVLSLVTLAVYMSASEIQSLKNLIAKKKRLVVLLSHWIIHAYGIISISRLDKLDQDLPLLALVPGPALFYLLTAKFTEPSRILSEGANGH; encoded by the exons ATGG TGGTGGCGATGAGCTCTTCCTGCCCGGGGCTGTACTGTGGACGGCTGATGGTCAATGGGTCGGTGGAGCGGGAGTGTGGC GTGTGCCCTCGGGGAGAGAGAACCAACCTCCAGAAGGCATGTGAGCGCTGCTCAGAGACCCCGGAGCTCTACGACTGGCTGTACCTGGGCTTCATGGCCATGCTGCCCCTGGTCCTGCACTGGTTCTTCATCGAGTGGTACTCGGGGAAGAAGAG CTCTAGTGCTCTGCTCCAGCACATCACGGCTATGGTGGAGTGCGGGGTCTCAGCCGTGGTCACCCTGCTGGTCACTGAGCCCATCGGGCTGCTCAGCATCCGCTCGTGTCGTGTCCAGATGCTCTCAGACTGGTACACCATGCTCTACAATCCCAGTCCGGACTACGTTACCACAATGCACTGTACACAGGAAGCTGTCTACCCACT CTATACAATGGTATTGATCTACTACGCATTTTGCCTGGTGCTGATGATGCTACtgcgccctctgctggtgaaGAAGATAGCCTGTGGTCTGGGAAAGTCTGATCGCCTGAAAAGTGTATATGCGGCACTGTATTTCTTCCCAGTACTAACTGTTTTACAGGCGGTTGGAGGTGGTTTGCTGT ATTATGCATTTCCTTACATCATACTCGTCCTCTCGCTTGTTACCCTGGCTGTTTATATGTCCGCATCAGAGATTCAG TCTTTGAAAAACCTGATTGCAAAGAAGAAACGCCTTGTTGTTCTGCTTAGCCATTGGATAATTCATGCTTATGGTATCATCTCAATCTCCCGTTTGGACAAGTTGGACCAGGACCTTCCGTTACTGGCGCTGGTCCCCGGCCCAGCCCTGTTCTACCTGCTGACAGCCAAGTTCACAGAGCCCAGTCGGATACTGTCTGAGGGGGCTAATGGACATTGA